A region from the Volucribacter amazonae genome encodes:
- a CDS encoding beta-ketoacyl synthase N-terminal-like domain-containing protein, giving the protein MASYLYASTLLCANKLGKKPAYLFDTHKVLPYFSVFSEDRLRLSQLYQYIEQQLEDCLEQAQWSLQEMNKIPIFLGSTGYVITDCEARYCEDKSLPNPHRLTHISDYLAQKYQTQVFNFATSCTSSAQAIYYASKMLKQNNCQRAIVIGFESFNRLTFEHFHAMGLLAESFDYQPFNCQQEGIILGEGIACIALSQQPNPQFRCELLAEQSLTDNGSLTNINTQFLGELLQNICHIGGIEKAQLNAIKVHGVGGISDQTELEVLQQYYPNIPLLLAKPQLGHCLGASGAMETAWLLQALQQKQKISMLKNSQNLTALETRLANGYYLTYFLGFGGSNLGWLLDWED; this is encoded by the coding sequence ATGGCAAGCTATTTATATGCGAGTACCTTATTATGTGCCAATAAACTAGGTAAAAAGCCCGCTTATTTGTTTGATACGCATAAAGTATTGCCCTATTTTTCGGTTTTTTCAGAGGATCGTTTAAGGTTATCGCAACTTTATCAATATATTGAGCAACAACTTGAAGATTGTCTTGAACAAGCACAATGGTCGTTACAGGAAATGAATAAAATTCCTATTTTCCTTGGTTCTACGGGGTATGTGATTACCGATTGTGAAGCAAGATATTGTGAGGATAAATCTTTACCTAATCCTCATCGCTTAACCCACATTAGTGATTATTTAGCACAAAAATATCAGACACAGGTATTTAATTTTGCAACCTCTTGTACTTCATCAGCTCAAGCAATCTATTATGCGAGTAAAATGTTAAAGCAAAATAATTGTCAACGAGCCATTGTGATCGGTTTTGAAAGTTTTAATCGACTTACTTTTGAACATTTTCACGCAATGGGATTATTAGCAGAGTCATTTGATTATCAGCCATTTAATTGTCAACAAGAGGGCATCATTTTAGGCGAAGGAATAGCCTGTATTGCGTTATCACAGCAACCTAATCCTCAATTTCGTTGTGAGTTACTTGCGGAGCAAAGCCTAACAGATAATGGTAGCTTGACTAATATTAACACACAATTTTTAGGGGAATTATTACAAAATATTTGCCATATAGGCGGTATAGAAAAAGCTCAATTAAATGCCATTAAGGTTCATGGTGTGGGTGGTATTTCTGATCAGACTGAGTTAGAAGTCCTACAACAATATTACCCTAATATCCCTTTATTATTGGCGAAACCTCAGTTAGGACATTGTTTAGGGGCAAGTGGAGCAATGGAAACAGCATGGCTGTTACAGGCTTTACAACAAAAGCAAAAAATATCTATGTTAAAAAATAGTCAAAATCTGACCGCACTTGAAACGAGATTAGCCAATGGATATTACTTAACTTATTTTTTAGGTTTTGGTGGGAGTAATCTAGGTTGGTTACTAGATTGGGAAGATTAA
- a CDS encoding phosphopantetheine-binding protein, which translates to MTYRFTLATGELELELKKLIIQETEKETFDPLDITDDELLFGEQSRIQLDSLDALQIVVALQAHFGVRLNGDRMVRKYMMCVKDLAQFIRDSQQ; encoded by the coding sequence ATGACATATCGATTTACTTTAGCCACAGGCGAGTTGGAATTAGAGCTTAAAAAATTGATTATACAAGAAACGGAAAAAGAGACATTTGATCCCTTAGATATTACGGATGATGAATTATTATTTGGCGAACAAAGTCGCATACAATTAGATTCATTAGATGCTTTACAAATTGTAGTTGCCTTACAAGCGCATTTTGGTGTGCGTTTAAATGGCGATAGAATGGTAAGAAAATATATGATGTGCGTTAAAGATCTTGCCCAATTTATTCGGGATAGCCAACAATAA
- the mltA gene encoding murein transglycosylase A, whose amino-acid sequence MLFFNQIYAFSRLILVCLLGLLLVHCSSNKTQSVSPWAEYKELGAKYTGRNYLSLPLTQVAQVENQTGVVNQGDFLTQLSKVRNYSPSLNSSHAHTYAKITRWVAAGGNVKDLATFDIGMQQMAGFDGYQNVLMTGYYIPVFQARKQPQGEYQHPIYALPKNKRFTRAQIYAGALRGQGLELGYTTMYNVFAMGVQGSGFADFGGGKLAHFAYGGQNGFSYTSVGRLLVEDGEVEKEKMSMQAIKEWGERNPDRFQGLLERNQSYVFFKHDPTFDVKGAAGVPLVGLASVAVDRNVIPLGSILLVEIPQLDKKGKWTGEHVLHLAVALDVGGAIKGQHLDLYQGIGDEAGHTAGLLKHYGRVWVLK is encoded by the coding sequence ATGCTATTTTTTAACCAAATTTATGCTTTCTCACGTTTAATTCTTGTTTGTTTATTGGGGTTATTGCTCGTTCATTGTAGTTCAAATAAAACGCAATCAGTTTCGCCTTGGGCTGAATATAAAGAACTTGGAGCAAAATATACAGGACGTAATTATCTTTCTTTGCCATTAACCCAAGTGGCACAAGTTGAAAACCAAACAGGCGTGGTAAATCAGGGCGATTTTTTAACGCAATTATCTAAGGTAAGAAATTATTCACCAAGTTTAAATTCAAGCCATGCACATACTTATGCCAAGATTACTCGTTGGGTTGCGGCTGGGGGCAATGTTAAAGATCTTGCCACTTTTGATATTGGTATGCAACAAATGGCAGGATTTGATGGTTATCAAAATGTGTTAATGACTGGCTATTACATTCCTGTTTTTCAAGCAAGAAAGCAACCGCAAGGGGAATATCAACACCCTATTTATGCGTTACCCAAAAATAAACGCTTTACTCGTGCACAAATTTATGCAGGAGCATTGCGTGGACAAGGTTTGGAGCTAGGTTATACCACAATGTATAACGTTTTTGCCATGGGGGTACAGGGAAGTGGTTTTGCGGATTTTGGCGGTGGCAAATTAGCACATTTTGCTTATGGTGGACAAAATGGTTTTAGTTATACCAGTGTAGGACGCTTATTGGTGGAAGATGGCGAAGTTGAAAAAGAAAAAATGTCAATGCAAGCGATTAAGGAATGGGGTGAGCGTAATCCCGATCGTTTTCAGGGATTGTTAGAACGTAATCAATCTTATGTCTTTTTCAAACATGATCCCACTTTTGATGTAAAAGGGGCGGCTGGCGTGCCATTAGTGGGGCTTGCTTCAGTGGCAGTGGATCGCAATGTCATTCCATTAGGCAGTATTTTATTAGTGGAAATCCCTCAGCTTGATAAAAAAGGTAAATGGACAGGAGAGCATGTTTTGCATTTAGCCGTTGCTTTAGATGTGGGGGGGGCAATTAAAGGGCAACATTTAGATTTATATCAAGGAATTGGCGATGAAGCAGGTCATACCGCAGGCCTATTGAAACATTATGGGCGAGTTTGGGTGTTAAAATAA
- the mreC gene encoding rod shape-determining protein MreC: protein MKPIFAKAPPLGIRLALAVLASIALIISDGQNHTMIKARTIMETAVEGLYYLANSPRSVLDEVSDNLVDTSKLQIENRILRQQLREKNAELLLLDQLKVENQRLRLLLNSPLRQDEYKKIAEVLTAETDVYRQQVVINQGENDGVYVGQPVIDEKGVVGQVISVGANTSRVLLVTDVTHGIPLQVLRNDVRVIATGTGRNDELMLENVPRSVDIQKGDLLVTSGLGGRFPEGYPVGIVSTISRSGQNYFATVTVKPLASLERLRYVLLLWPTNEDLRKANALSPEDVRNAVRQRFSQQKEKIQENNEINQNIEQNVEPERSGLVEPPVFENAPINVEESSPSDILNGTTGEQ from the coding sequence ATGAAACCGATTTTTGCCAAAGCACCACCATTAGGCATTCGCCTTGCTCTTGCGGTACTTGCTTCCATTGCCCTGATTATTTCAGATGGGCAAAATCATACTATGATTAAGGCGAGAACCATTATGGAAACGGCGGTTGAAGGTCTCTATTATTTAGCAAATTCTCCACGCTCGGTGCTTGATGAAGTATCGGATAACTTAGTAGATACTTCTAAATTGCAGATTGAAAACCGCATATTAAGACAACAATTGCGTGAAAAAAATGCAGAATTGTTGCTCTTGGATCAACTAAAAGTTGAAAACCAACGGTTACGCCTGTTACTCAATTCGCCATTACGGCAAGATGAATATAAAAAAATCGCAGAAGTATTAACTGCAGAAACTGATGTTTATCGTCAGCAAGTGGTCATTAATCAAGGCGAAAATGATGGTGTTTATGTGGGACAGCCTGTTATTGACGAAAAAGGGGTTGTGGGACAAGTCATTTCGGTTGGTGCAAATACTAGCCGAGTTTTGTTAGTTACTGATGTTACCCATGGTATTCCTTTGCAAGTTTTGCGAAATGATGTACGAGTTATTGCCACTGGTACAGGGCGTAATGATGAGTTAATGCTAGAAAATGTTCCGCGTAGTGTTGATATTCAAAAAGGTGATTTATTAGTCACCTCAGGTTTAGGTGGACGTTTCCCAGAGGGGTACCCTGTGGGCATAGTCAGTACCATTTCTCGCAGTGGGCAAAATTATTTCGCTACAGTAACAGTTAAGCCTCTTGCTTCCTTAGAGCGGTTGCGTTATGTGTTATTGTTATGGCCAACCAATGAAGATTTACGTAAAGCGAATGCCTTATCTCCAGAAGATGTGCGTAATGCTGTACGTCAACGTTTTTCTCAACAAAAAGAGAAAATTCAAGAAAATAATGAAATCAATCAGAATATTGAGCAAAATGTTGAGCCTGAGCGCAGTGGATTAGTTGAACCACCAGTGTTTGAAAATGCCCCAATTAATGTAGAAGAAAGTTCCCCTTCCGATATATTAAATGGTACAACAGGAGAGCAATGA
- the tcdA gene encoding tRNA cyclic N6-threonylcarbamoyladenosine(37) synthase TcdA, with translation MDNVINEDYQRRFGGIARLYGEQALIQLQQAHICVIGIGGVGSWVVEALARSGIGEITLIDMDDICVTNINRQLPALTQTIGQLKTEVMQQRVQQINPQCKVHIIDDFIGQDNLAIYLNRHFSYVIDAIDNVKTKAALLAYCKRHKIKVISVGGAGGQTDPRQIQIADLSKTIQDPLLAKVRSVLRKEYGFSQNPKRKFGIDAVFSTQPLIFPQLSTGCEVSATMNCANGFGAATMVTATFGFFAVARVIEKLLAVK, from the coding sequence ATGGATAATGTGATCAACGAGGATTATCAACGCCGTTTTGGTGGTATTGCACGTTTGTATGGGGAACAAGCTCTAATACAATTACAGCAAGCACATATTTGCGTTATTGGTATTGGTGGGGTAGGTTCTTGGGTGGTTGAAGCCTTGGCGAGATCAGGTATTGGCGAGATAACCTTAATTGATATGGACGATATTTGTGTTACTAATATTAATCGGCAATTACCTGCTTTAACCCAAACCATTGGACAATTAAAAACGGAAGTGATGCAACAACGTGTACAACAAATTAATCCCCAATGCAAAGTACATATTATTGATGACTTTATTGGGCAAGATAATTTGGCTATCTATCTTAACCGCCATTTTTCTTATGTGATTGATGCTATTGATAATGTAAAAACCAAAGCAGCGTTATTGGCATATTGTAAACGGCATAAAATTAAAGTGATCAGCGTTGGTGGCGCAGGGGGGCAAACTGATCCTCGTCAAATTCAAATAGCAGATCTAAGCAAAACCATTCAAGATCCTTTATTAGCCAAAGTGCGGTCAGTTTTGCGTAAAGAATATGGCTTTAGTCAAAATCCTAAACGCAAGTTTGGTATTGATGCGGTTTTTTCTACGCAACCTTTAATTTTTCCTCAATTATCAACGGGTTGTGAAGTATCGGCAACTATGAATTGTGCTAATGGTTTTGGGGCGGCAACTATGGTTACCGCAACCTTTGGCTTTTTTGCGGTGGCAAGGGTAATTGAAAAGTTATTAGCGGTAAAATAA
- the ptsH gene encoding phosphocarrier protein Hpr, whose product MYSKDVEITAPNGLHTRPAAQFVKEAKAFTSDVTVTSGGKSASAKSLFKLQTLGLTQDTVITISAEGEDEQQAVEHLVALIPTLE is encoded by the coding sequence ATGTATTCAAAAGATGTTGAAATTACTGCTCCAAACGGCTTACATACTCGCCCAGCAGCACAATTTGTAAAAGAAGCTAAGGCTTTTACTTCTGATGTTACCGTTACTTCAGGTGGAAAAAGTGCCAGTGCGAAAAGTTTGTTTAAATTACAAACATTAGGCTTAACACAAGATACAGTGATTACTATTTCCGCTGAGGGCGAAGATGAACAACAAGCGGTTGAACATCTTGTAGCACTTATTCCAACTTTAGAATAA
- the znuA gene encoding zinc ABC transporter substrate-binding protein ZnuA, translating to MRLTNSLFKKTIFASALTLFATLSNATVLTSIKPLGFISAAIADGVTDTQVLVPAGASPHDYSLKPSDIQKIKSAELVVWIGEDIDSFLSKSIEGINRKNVLTIADIKGIEPLLSDHDHKHSHNHGHSHDHSLNWHIWFSPEISQLVAISLAEKLSEQYPDKKQQIADNLATFQQHLADKNQQIMQQLAPVKDKGFYVFHDAYTYFNENYGLNQVGYFTINPLVAPGARTLATIKQQINEHKVACLFAEPQFTPKVIETLSKETGVAVGKLDPIGEAISLSKTSYMDFLQHMADDYYACLSGKVSG from the coding sequence ATGCGTTTAACCAATTCTTTATTTAAAAAAACCATCTTTGCCAGTGCATTAACCCTGTTTGCTACGCTATCAAATGCAACGGTATTAACCTCAATTAAGCCTCTTGGTTTTATTAGTGCGGCGATTGCTGATGGTGTTACGGATACGCAAGTGCTTGTTCCAGCAGGTGCATCGCCTCATGATTATAGTTTAAAACCTTCTGATATACAGAAAATCAAAAGTGCAGAACTGGTCGTATGGATTGGCGAAGATATTGATAGCTTTTTGAGTAAAAGTATTGAGGGAATTAATCGCAAAAATGTGCTGACAATTGCAGATATTAAGGGAATAGAGCCATTATTATCTGACCATGACCATAAACATAGCCATAATCATGGGCATTCTCATGATCATAGCTTAAATTGGCATATTTGGTTTTCCCCTGAAATTAGCCAGTTAGTGGCAATTAGCCTAGCAGAAAAACTCTCTGAGCAATATCCAGATAAAAAACAGCAAATTGCAGATAATCTTGCCACTTTTCAGCAACATTTAGCGGATAAAAATCAACAGATTATGCAACAGCTTGCCCCGGTGAAAGATAAAGGCTTTTATGTATTTCACGATGCCTATACTTACTTCAATGAAAATTATGGGCTAAATCAAGTGGGGTATTTTACGATTAATCCATTAGTTGCTCCGGGAGCAAGAACCTTAGCCACAATTAAACAACAAATTAATGAACATAAAGTCGCTTGTTTATTTGCTGAACCACAGTTTACGCCAAAAGTGATTGAGACTTTGAGCAAAGAAACCGGTGTTGCAGTAGGAAAATTAGATCCCATTGGCGAGGCTATTTCATTGAGTAAAACCAGTTATATGGATTTTTTACAACATATGGCTGATGATTATTACGCTTGTTTAAGTGGCAAGGTTTCGGGGTAA
- the orn gene encoding oligoribonuclease, with amino-acid sequence MLQDKQNLIWIDLEMTGLDPKKERIIEIATIVTDKDLNILAEGPVLAIHQPDTLLNAMSEWCVKTHSANGLIERVKQSKLNERAAELQTLDFLKKWVPKGCSPICGNSVAQDKRFLYQYMPDLADYFHYRHLDVSTLKELASRWKPEILAGFSKKNSHLALDDIRESIAELAYYRQNFIKL; translated from the coding sequence ATGTTACAAGATAAACAAAACCTAATCTGGATTGATCTCGAGATGACAGGGCTTGACCCCAAGAAAGAGCGGATCATTGAAATTGCCACCATTGTTACCGATAAAGATCTTAATATTTTAGCGGAAGGCCCTGTGCTTGCCATTCATCAACCTGATACCTTACTGAATGCCATGAGTGAATGGTGCGTAAAAACCCATAGTGCGAATGGATTAATTGAACGAGTTAAACAAAGTAAACTCAATGAACGAGCCGCTGAATTGCAAACGCTTGATTTTTTAAAGAAATGGGTACCTAAAGGTTGCTCCCCTATTTGTGGTAACAGCGTTGCCCAAGATAAACGCTTTCTCTACCAATATATGCCCGATTTAGCCGATTATTTTCATTATCGTCATTTAGATGTCAGCACGTTAAAAGAATTGGCAAGCCGTTGGAAGCCTGAGATCCTTGCGGGTTTTAGTAAAAAAAATAGCCATTTAGCCCTTGATGATATTCGTGAATCTATCGCAGAGTTAGCGTATTATCGGCAGAATTTTATTAAATTATAA
- the mreD gene encoding rod shape-determining protein MreD, with translation MKGNLILQWVILLSIFIIALTLEIMPWPTNLQSFRPAWLIMVLTYWAMAIPNKISIGSAFILGVLWDLILGSNLGVHALILSVFTYLISANHLILRNLSLWQQSLLMILFVIVIRFGIFFIELFLHTAVFNWKEIFGAIFTGLLWPWLFLLLRQIRRKLHIK, from the coding sequence ATGAAAGGAAATCTTATTCTACAATGGGTCATTTTACTCAGCATCTTTATTATTGCACTTACCTTGGAAATTATGCCTTGGCCAACCAATTTGCAAAGTTTTCGCCCAGCTTGGTTGATTATGGTATTGACTTATTGGGCAATGGCGATCCCGAATAAAATTAGCATTGGTAGTGCTTTTATTTTGGGTGTGTTATGGGATTTGATACTTGGCTCTAATTTAGGTGTTCACGCCTTGATTTTATCTGTATTTACTTACTTAATTAGTGCTAATCATTTGATTTTACGCAATCTTTCTCTTTGGCAACAAAGTTTATTAATGATCCTTTTTGTGATTGTTATTCGCTTTGGTATTTTCTTTATTGAGTTATTTTTACATACAGCTGTATTTAATTGGAAAGAAATTTTTGGGGCAATTTTTACGGGTTTATTGTGGCCTTGGTTATTTTTGTTATTGCGTCAAATTCGTAGGAAATTGCATATCAAATAA
- a CDS encoding rod shape-determining protein — protein MMFKKIRGLFSNDLSIDLGTANTLIYVKGQGIVLDEPSVVAIRQDRVGSLKSIAAVGKEAKMMLGRTPKSIVAIRPMKDGVIADFFVTEKMLQYFIKQVHSSNFMRPSPRVLVCVPAGATQVERRAIKESAIGAGAREVYLIEEPMAAAIGAKLPVSTATGSMVIDIGGGTTEVAVISLNGVVYSSSVRIGGDRFDEAIIAYVRRTFGSSIGEATAERIKKELGSAYLQDDDEILEMEVHGHNLSEGAPRTFKLTSRDVLEAIQQPLNGIVTAVRTALEQCPPELAADIFERGMVLTGGGALLRNIDILLSKESGVPVIIAEDPLTCVARGGGEALEMIDMHGGDIFSDELL, from the coding sequence ATTATGTTTAAAAAAATTCGTGGTTTATTTTCTAATGATCTCTCTATTGATTTAGGGACAGCAAACACTTTAATTTATGTAAAAGGACAAGGAATTGTATTAGATGAACCCTCAGTGGTGGCAATTCGTCAAGATCGAGTCGGATCATTAAAGAGCATTGCCGCTGTGGGCAAGGAAGCTAAAATGATGTTAGGACGTACGCCGAAAAGCATTGTGGCAATTCGTCCTATGAAAGATGGGGTTATTGCAGATTTCTTTGTAACGGAAAAAATGTTGCAATATTTTATTAAGCAAGTGCATAGCAGTAATTTTATGCGTCCTAGTCCTCGTGTGTTAGTTTGTGTGCCAGCAGGGGCAACACAGGTAGAACGCCGAGCCATTAAAGAATCAGCTATTGGTGCAGGAGCAAGAGAGGTCTATTTAATTGAAGAACCTATGGCGGCAGCGATTGGGGCAAAATTGCCTGTTTCTACCGCAACAGGTTCTATGGTTATTGATATTGGTGGTGGAACAACAGAAGTGGCGGTAATTTCCTTAAATGGCGTGGTTTATTCATCTTCGGTACGTATTGGTGGCGACCGTTTTGATGAAGCCATTATTGCTTATGTTCGCCGTACCTTTGGTTCTTCTATTGGTGAAGCAACCGCAGAGCGAATTAAAAAAGAATTAGGTTCAGCTTATTTGCAAGATGATGATGAAATTCTTGAAATGGAAGTACATGGGCATAATTTATCGGAGGGGGCACCAAGAACCTTTAAATTAACTTCTCGTGATGTGTTAGAGGCGATTCAGCAACCGCTTAATGGTATAGTTACTGCAGTGCGTACCGCATTAGAGCAATGTCCACCTGAACTCGCTGCTGATATTTTTGAACGAGGTATGGTGCTGACAGGCGGTGGTGCTTTATTACGCAATATTGATATTTTATTGTCAAAAGAATCAGGTGTGCCAGTGATTATTGCTGAAGATCCATTAACTTGTGTAGCGCGTGGCGGTGGCGAAGCGTTAGAAATGATCGATATGCACGGCGGCGATATTTTTAGTGATGAATTATTATAA
- the rsgA gene encoding small ribosomal subunit biogenesis GTPase RsgA: MAKAKLTKNQQRRIRSNKAKALHRHQANCEKQDIWQDDLLGEPQQGLVITRYSAHADVEDQQGNIFRCNLRRTLANVVVGDRVIWRQGHQHLQGISGVIEAVEPRQTELCRPDYYDGLKVIAANIDRIIIVSAVLPILSLNIIDRYLVVCETVQIPPVIVVNKADLLTSQQREAVEQQLKIYQDIGYQTLLISAKTGENMAKLTALLSQGTSIFVGQSGVGKSSLVNHLLPEVNAQTNEVSETSGLGQHTTTSSRLYHLPQGGELIDSPGIREFGLWHLEQEQIAKGYREFQYFLGTCKFRDCKHQTDPGCALKQAVEQGKIHPIRFENYHRVVASLTETKSQRHFVADTLND; this comes from the coding sequence ATGGCAAAAGCGAAACTTACGAAAAACCAACAACGCCGTATTCGTTCTAATAAGGCGAAAGCATTACATCGTCATCAAGCAAATTGCGAGAAACAAGACATATGGCAAGATGATTTACTGGGCGAACCACAGCAAGGGCTTGTGATTACACGCTATTCTGCCCATGCTGATGTGGAAGATCAGCAAGGCAATATTTTTCGTTGTAATTTACGTCGAACCTTAGCCAATGTTGTGGTGGGAGATAGGGTAATATGGCGACAAGGACATCAACATTTACAGGGCATTAGTGGCGTTATTGAAGCGGTTGAGCCTCGCCAAACGGAGCTTTGTCGCCCTGATTATTATGACGGCTTAAAGGTGATTGCAGCAAATATTGATCGTATTATTATTGTTTCAGCGGTATTGCCCATCTTATCTTTGAATATTATTGATCGTTATTTGGTGGTATGTGAAACCGTACAAATTCCCCCAGTGATTGTGGTCAACAAAGCAGATCTATTAACCTCTCAACAACGTGAAGCGGTGGAGCAACAGTTAAAAATCTATCAAGATATTGGTTATCAAACCTTATTGATTTCTGCCAAAACAGGGGAAAATATGGCAAAACTGACCGCACTTTTATCGCAAGGTACAAGTATTTTTGTCGGGCAATCAGGTGTAGGGAAATCCAGTTTAGTGAATCATCTTTTACCTGAAGTGAATGCACAGACTAACGAAGTCAGTGAAACCTCAGGATTAGGACAACATACCACCACATCATCACGTTTATACCATTTACCACAAGGCGGTGAATTGATTGATTCCCCCGGGATTCGTGAATTTGGATTATGGCATTTGGAGCAGGAACAAATTGCTAAAGGTTATCGTGAGTTTCAGTATTTTCTAGGTACTTGTAAATTTAGGGATTGTAAACATCAAACAGATCCCGGTTGTGCATTAAAACAAGCGGTGGAACAAGGAAAAATTCACCCAATACGCTTTGAAAATTATCATCGTGTCGTCGCAAGTTTAACGGAAACAAAATCGCAACGTCATTTTGTCGCTGATACGCTGAATGATTGA
- the tesB gene encoding acyl-CoA thioesterase II, which translates to MSVVLDQLIALLKLEKIDDFLFRGNSQDLGLRQVFGGQVVAQALSAAMQVAPQERILHSCHAYFLAPGDSQYPIIYNVETLREGHNFTALRVKALQHHQAICHITTSFQTEETGFEHQSLLPNVEPPEALTSENALLQQLAPFIPEQIRSKFTAERPFDIRTKYINNPFKGTVLPPEQFAWFKANGNVPLDQKIQQCLLAYFSDFHCLLTALQPHGKGFLERGMKVATIDHAIWFHRSFDLNHWLLHAIESNNACGARGLSRGQIFDQQGRLIATTQQEGLIRYQPA; encoded by the coding sequence ATGTCTGTCGTATTAGACCAACTGATTGCATTACTAAAATTAGAAAAAATTGATGATTTTTTATTTAGAGGGAATAGCCAAGATTTAGGACTACGCCAAGTATTTGGTGGACAAGTAGTTGCTCAAGCCTTATCTGCGGCAATGCAAGTTGCCCCACAAGAGAGAATACTTCATTCTTGCCATGCCTATTTTCTCGCCCCGGGCGATAGCCAATATCCGATTATTTATAATGTGGAAACATTGCGAGAAGGGCATAATTTTACTGCTTTACGGGTAAAAGCACTTCAACATCATCAAGCTATATGCCATATTACGACTTCATTTCAAACCGAAGAAACAGGCTTTGAACATCAATCTCTTCTGCCCAATGTAGAACCGCCTGAAGCCTTGACATCGGAAAATGCCTTATTACAGCAATTAGCCCCTTTTATTCCTGAACAAATTCGCTCAAAATTTACCGCTGAGCGTCCCTTTGACATTCGTACCAAATATATAAACAACCCATTTAAAGGCACAGTATTGCCGCCAGAACAATTTGCTTGGTTCAAAGCTAATGGCAATGTCCCTTTAGATCAAAAAATTCAACAATGTTTACTCGCCTATTTTTCGGATTTTCATTGTCTACTAACCGCATTACAACCCCATGGTAAAGGCTTTTTGGAAAGAGGTATGAAAGTGGCAACCATTGACCATGCTATTTGGTTTCATCGTTCTTTTGACCTTAACCATTGGTTATTACACGCCATAGAAAGTAATAATGCCTGTGGCGCAAGAGGATTAAGCCGAGGGCAAATTTTCGATCAACAAGGACGTTTAATTGCCACCACACAACAAGAAGGGCTTATTCGCTATCAACCAGCATAA